One window of Botrimarina mediterranea genomic DNA carries:
- a CDS encoding peptidylprolyl isomerase, protein MSMFRSLVAAMLLGFAVTEVRADAAADYNAALADYRATFSEIEKLFTEYQAAGPDRRKVINEQLKPLGIKAKTKLNAMTQAALEVYKADPNGDPKITELLLTVVDFDIVGGPNGGGDQYEEALPIIEALVEGGEDKPVLPLWGVLAAICTNDFDKADEFAKKAVEMNSLKADPGQSEAAQDVFSQAVRYLQEKDRFRKRWEAEKKVRDAEAAADNNPRVKFTLEKGDIVIELFEDQAPIATANMITLVKDGFYDGIVFHRVLPNFMAQGGDPTGKGSGGPGYSIACECYRPDARKHFRGSLSMAHAGKDTGGSQFFLCFVPTDFLDGKHTAFGRVVEGMELLGEIQRIDPDKPTGAEPDKIVNAEVVRDRGHAYEFKKLPER, encoded by the coding sequence ATGTCCATGTTTCGCTCGCTTGTCGCCGCGATGCTGCTAGGCTTTGCCGTTACGGAGGTCCGCGCCGACGCCGCGGCCGACTACAACGCGGCCCTGGCGGATTACCGAGCCACGTTCTCGGAGATCGAGAAGCTCTTCACGGAATACCAAGCCGCCGGCCCGGACCGTCGAAAAGTCATCAACGAACAGCTCAAGCCCCTCGGCATCAAGGCCAAGACCAAATTGAACGCTATGACCCAAGCCGCCCTCGAAGTCTACAAGGCCGACCCCAACGGCGATCCGAAGATCACCGAGTTGCTGCTGACGGTCGTGGATTTCGACATCGTCGGCGGCCCCAATGGCGGCGGCGATCAGTACGAGGAGGCCCTGCCGATCATCGAGGCCCTTGTGGAAGGGGGCGAGGACAAGCCCGTGCTGCCATTGTGGGGCGTGCTGGCCGCGATCTGCACAAACGACTTCGACAAGGCCGACGAGTTCGCCAAGAAGGCCGTCGAGATGAACTCACTGAAGGCCGACCCGGGCCAGTCTGAAGCGGCCCAGGACGTCTTTTCTCAGGCGGTCCGCTACCTCCAGGAGAAGGACCGCTTCCGCAAGCGTTGGGAAGCGGAGAAGAAGGTCCGCGACGCCGAGGCGGCCGCCGACAACAACCCGCGGGTGAAGTTCACCCTCGAGAAGGGGGACATCGTCATCGAGCTGTTCGAGGACCAAGCGCCAATCGCCACGGCCAACATGATCACGCTGGTGAAAGACGGTTTCTACGACGGCATCGTCTTCCACCGCGTCCTCCCCAACTTCATGGCCCAGGGCGGCGACCCCACCGGCAAGGGCTCTGGCGGCCCCGGCTACTCGATCGCCTGCGAGTGCTACCGCCCCGACGCCCGCAAGCACTTCCGCGGCTCGCTGAGCATGGCCCACGCCGGCAAGGACACGGGCGGCTCGCAGTTCTTCCTCTGCTTTGTGCCCACCGACTTCCTTGACGGCAAGCACACGGCGTTCGGCCGCGTCGTTGAGGGGATGGAGCTCTTGGGCGAGATCCAGCGGATCGACCCGGACAAGCCGACCGGCGCCGAGCCCGACAAGATCGTGAATGCCGAGGTGGTCCGCGATCGCGGCCACGCCTACGAGTTCAAGAAGCTGCCCGAACGGTGA